The genomic interval TCGCCGGCCACCGGGTGGAGATCCGGGGACATGCGGTGCTGGTCGACGGGGTGCTGCGGCCGGTGCCCCCCGCGGGGATGTCGTTGCTGCGGGCGCTGTCACGGCGGCCGGGCTGGGTGGTGTCGCGGGCGGAGCTGTTGCGCGCGCTCCCCGGTGCGGGCCGCGACGAACACGCGGTGGAGACGGCGATGGCCCGCCTCCGTACGGCCCTGGGGGCGCCGAAGCTGATCCAGACGGTGGTCAAGCGGGGGTACCGGCTGGCCCTTGACCCGGCGGCCGACGCGAAGTACTCCGACGTCTAGCCAGTCGAGTACTCCGACGTCTAGCCAGTAGCTGGAGCTAATCGCGCCCGGCGGCACGACTGCCCGTGGCCTTCACCAGCAGCCCCAGCGTCACCGTCAGCAACACCGTCCGTACGACGTTCCACGCCAACCACGGGTCCTCGAACTCCTCGCGCAGGGCGCCGGGGTCGCCGCCCCGCGCGAGGGCGTCGTTGAGGGGGACGTTGAGGGCGACGGTGACCAGGAACGCCAGGGCGGAGGCCACGAGGGCCGCCCACACCCACCGCCGGTACCCCCGGCCCCGCGCCTGCCAGGCCGCCACCGCCGTGAGCAGCGGGGCGCCCAGGAAGCCGAGGAAGAACACCGGGTTCTGGATGACCTCGTTGATGTCGCGCATCACCTCGACGTAGACGCGGTCGTCGCTGCGGGCCAGGGCCGGCATCACGGCGCACGCGAAGACGTAGAAGGCCCCGGCGATCAGGCCCGTGGCGATCGTGGCCGCACCGAGGACGAATCCGCTGCTCCTGCTGTTCTGTGTCATGGCTCCAGTCGTCATGGCTCCAGTCAAGGGTCCCGTCCACCGGGCCGACATGGCCGAGACGCGCTGTCGCATACGTGCGCGTCCAGCCACCGCTCCCGGTCCGAGGGGTTCCGGCGGCGAGGGCGGGAGGGCACTGTTGGAGGGGAGCCCCGGAACGGCCCCGCACAGCCTCGAAGCATCTCACCGACCCCTTACCACCGGGGCACCCCTAGGCGGTGACAGGCACATGGCACTGGGTACGGCCACGGTCGCGTACGAGCTGCGCTTCGACGCCGGACGGATCTGTCTCGACCTCCTCGCGACCACCCACCCCGAGGAACGCCTCGACTCGACGGAGGTGCTCGGCGCCTGGATCGTCGGTTCGGGACTGGTGCCGCAGGGGACGGACCTGGCCCACGCGGACCCCTCCTGGCTGATCGGCTTCCACGAACTGCGGCGATGTATCGGACAGTTGGTGCGGGGAGCCCCCGGCCACGGCACCGACCTCGCGCTCGCCCACGTCAACGCCGCCGCCCGCGCCGCGCCTCCCGCCCCGCGAGCCGTACCCGACGAAGACGGCGGGCTGGTGCGCGAGTTGGTCGGTCCGCCCGACTGCGCGGCCCTGCTCGGGGCCATCGCCCGGGACGCCGTGGAGCTGCTGACGGACCCGGTCGCGCGGGCCGGGATCAGAGAGTGCGAAGGGGACAACTGCCCCATCGTGTACCTGGATACGTCACGGGGACGCAGGAGGCGCTGGTGCTCCAGTGAGGTCTGCGGGAACCGGGAAAGGGTGGCCCGACATCGTCGGCGCGCGGCACTCTCGCGCACCTGACTGGTCGTTATGTCCCTTCTGTGGAGCGGTTGTCGAAGTGATTTCGATTACATCTCGTTTACTCGCTCAACCTCACGGGCCGTAGTTGCGATCTTGTCTGTGTGGTGGAAATGTGAAGATCGCGCGGCGGGAATGTGCATGCATGTCCTGTCTCGTCACGTCACTCAGAAGAAAACTGTCGTCGCGCTTTGAACACCCGGCACCCCGCGTCCGTACCCCTCGTCGAGCGACCGACTGGGGGAACCCCCGGACATCGGAGGTGGGCGTGCGCAAGGATTCCGTCGTGGCCAATGAACGTGGATCGAGGGCCCGACATCGCATGTCCCAGCCCTCGGAACCTGATGAGGAGCTGATGCGTGCCCTTTACAGGGAGCACGCCGGGCCTCTCCTTGCGTATGTCCTCCGGTTGGTTGCGGGTGACCGCCAAAGAGCCGAGGACGTGGTGCAGGAGACGCTCATCCGTGCCTGGAAGAACGCCGGACAGCTCAATCGAGCGACCGGATCGGTACGCCCCTGGCTGGTGACGGTCGCCCGGCGCATCGTCATCGACGGCCACCGCAGCCGGCAGGCCCGGCCGCAGGAGGTCGATCCGTCGCCGCTGGAGGTCATCCCCGCGGAGGACGAGATCGACAAGGCGCTGTGGTTGATGACGTTGTCCGATGCGCTCGACGACCTGACCCCGGCCCACCGGGAGGTCCTGGTCGAGACGTATTTCAAGGGGCGTACCGTCAACGAGGCGGCCGAGACCCTGGGCATCCCCAGCGGAACAGTCCGCTCGCGGGTCTTCTACGCCCTGCGGTCGATGAAGCTCGCACTGGAGGAGCGGGGGGTGACAGCGTGATGGGTGTTTACGGGGGTAACCAGGGATTCGGCACAGGTGGTTCGGGTATGTCTGGCTCCATGATGGGATCTCCGGTGCCGAACGAGCACGAGACCGTCGGCGCCTACGCCCTCGGGATCCTCGACGACGCCGAGGCGACCGCCTTCGAGGCTCATCTCGCGACCTGCGAATGGTGCGCCCAGCAGCTCGACGAGCTCGCCGGCATGGAGCCGATGCTCGCCGCCCTCGCGGACCTGCCGGGCTCCGGCACCCCCGCGATCGGGGAGTCGCTGTCCGCCAAGCCCAGTCCGCGGATCGTGAACAAGCTCGTGGACGAGGTCGCCGAGCGCCGTGCGCAGAAGCGGCGCCGCAGCTTCTACATGGTCGCGGCCGCGGCCGCGCTGATCATCGGCGGTCCGTTCGTCGCGATGGCGGCGAGCGGCGGCGACACGGACGGCGGGCCCAAGCAGAACCAGGTCCTGGCGGCCACCCCGAAGGAACTCTTCGAGTCCATGAGCGACAAGGTGTCCGCGACCGACTCCTCCACCGGCGTCAGCGCGACCGTCGCCATGCAGGAGAAGAACTGGGGCACCTCGCTCGGTCTGGAGCTCAAGGGCGTCAAGGGACCGCTCAAGTGCTCCCTGATCGCGGTCGGCACCAACGGCGAGCGCTGGACGGCCTCCACCTGGTCCGTCGGCAAGTGGGGCTACGGCATCCCCAACGGCAAGACCGCGGAATCCAAGCAGCCGCTCTACATCGGCGGCGCGGTCGCCCCGGCCCAGAACGAGATCGACCACTTCGAGGTCGTGGACTCCGACGGCAACAAGCTCGTCCAGGTCGCCGCGTAACTTCCCGCCGGGGCCCCCTTCGCGTACGGTT from Streptomyces sp. CC0208 carries:
- a CDS encoding anthrone oxygenase family protein, which gives rise to MTQNSRSSGFVLGAATIATGLIAGAFYVFACAVMPALARSDDRVYVEVMRDINEVIQNPVFFLGFLGAPLLTAVAAWQARGRGYRRWVWAALVASALAFLVTVALNVPLNDALARGGDPGALREEFEDPWLAWNVVRTVLLTVTLGLLVKATGSRAAGRD
- a CDS encoding ABATE domain-containing protein, whose product is MALGTATVAYELRFDAGRICLDLLATTHPEERLDSTEVLGAWIVGSGLVPQGTDLAHADPSWLIGFHELRRCIGQLVRGAPGHGTDLALAHVNAAARAAPPAPRAVPDEDGGLVRELVGPPDCAALLGAIARDAVELLTDPVARAGIRECEGDNCPIVYLDTSRGRRRRWCSSEVCGNRERVARHRRRAALSRT
- a CDS encoding zf-HC2 domain-containing protein, which gives rise to MMGSPVPNEHETVGAYALGILDDAEATAFEAHLATCEWCAQQLDELAGMEPMLAALADLPGSGTPAIGESLSAKPSPRIVNKLVDEVAERRAQKRRRSFYMVAAAAALIIGGPFVAMAASGGDTDGGPKQNQVLAATPKELFESMSDKVSATDSSTGVSATVAMQEKNWGTSLGLELKGVKGPLKCSLIAVGTNGERWTASTWSVGKWGYGIPNGKTAESKQPLYIGGAVAPAQNEIDHFEVVDSDGNKLVQVAA
- a CDS encoding sigma-70 family RNA polymerase sigma factor; its protein translation is MSQPSEPDEELMRALYREHAGPLLAYVLRLVAGDRQRAEDVVQETLIRAWKNAGQLNRATGSVRPWLVTVARRIVIDGHRSRQARPQEVDPSPLEVIPAEDEIDKALWLMTLSDALDDLTPAHREVLVETYFKGRTVNEAAETLGIPSGTVRSRVFYALRSMKLALEERGVTA